The following are encoded in a window of Castanea sativa cultivar Marrone di Chiusa Pesio chromosome 5, ASM4071231v1 genomic DNA:
- the LOC142634862 gene encoding uncharacterized protein LOC142634862: protein MHRVLVDNGSSADILYYPAFQKIGIDKERLVPTNAPVVGFGGTRVYPLGVVTLSVTVGDYPQQITKDVSFLVVDCSSAYNAILERPTLNAWKAVTSTYYLMIKFPTEYGLGELRRNQRGIEVNSEKVKAIIELSPPRTVKEVQSLTGKIAALNRFVSRATDKCLPFFRTLKKSFEWTDECQKAFEELKTYLSALPLLSPSMPGEELFLYLAVSSRAISAALIKEEGKVQKPVYFISRALRGAEERYPPMEKLAFALVTAARKLKPYFQAHTINVLTDRPLRRAMSNPESAGRMALWAIELSEFDIQYQPRTAVKGQILANFVAEFTTTEEQGAEETLAWRIHTDGSSNKRAGGAGVVLHTSEGDKIECMIRLDFPTTNNEVEYEALVAGLELVIAAEAKKTVVYSDSQIVTSQAVSNEDCWMAPIMAYLKEGKLPNNKENARKLKVTAARFVLIKNVLYKREFSRPYLRCLDRTEADYVMKEIHEGVCGNDSGSRYGIPRVLVSDNGKQFDNDAFRDFCSQLGIKNHYSSPAHP from the exons atgcatcgagttttggtggacaatgGGAGCTCTgcagatatcctctattaccCCGCATTCCAGAAAATAGGGATTGACAAAGAACGACTGGTCCCAACGAACGCACCCGTTGTTGGCTTCGGAGGAACAAGGGTCTATCCTTTAGGCGTCGTTACGTTGTCTGTGACGGTTGGAGATTACCcgcagcaaataaccaaggatgtttctTTTCTCGTGGTTGATTGCTCTTCAGCGTATAACGCCATCCTCGAAcggcccactctcaatgcatggaaggctgtaACCTCTACCTACTATCTAATGATCAAATTTCCTACCGAATATGGACTTGGAGAACTGCGgagaaatcag AGGGGCATCGAAGTCAACTCGGAGAAAGTAAAGGCGATTATAGAGCtgtctcctccaaggacggtaaaagaagtgcaaagcttgaccGGAAAGATAGCAGCTTTaaacaggttcgtatcaagagcaacggacaaatgcctcccattcTTCCGAACGCTAAAGAaatctttcgagtggacggacgagtgtcaaaaggcatTCGAAGAGTTGAAGACATATCTCTCCGCTCTGCCGTTGCTTAGCCCATCTATGCcgggggaagaattgttcctgtacctcgCTGTCTCCTCAAGAGCGATCAGTGCAGCTCTGAtcaaagaagaaggaaaggtgCAGAAGCCTGTGTACTTCATAAGCCGGGCATtaagaggagcagaagaaagaTACCCACCAATGGAAAAACTCGCATTTGCTCTTGTGACTGCGGCCCGGAAactcaagccatattttcaagcgcacaccataaatgtcctgacaGATAGACCCCTACGGAGAGCAATGAGCAATCCCGAATCGGCTGGACGAATGGCTCTATGGGcaatcgagctgagtgagttcGATATCCAGTATCAACCACGGACGGcagtgaaaggacagatattggcGAACTTCGTTGCTGAATTCACTACCACagaggagcagggggcagaagagacgctcGCTTGGAGAATTCACACGGATGGATCTTCCAATAAGCGCGCTGGGGGTGCTGGAGTCGTACTCCACACCTCGGAAGGAGacaagattgaatgcatgatccgtctggacttTCCTACTACTAACAATGAAGTAGAATACGAGGCCCTGGTTGCAGGACTGGAACTCGTAATAGCGGCAGAGGCTAAGAAGACGGTCGTCTACTCCGATTCACAAATCGTGACCAGTcag GCGGTAAGCAATGAAGATTGCTGGATGGCTCCAATTATGGCGTATCTCAAGGAGGGCAAGCTGCCTAATAACAAAGAGAACGcgaggaagttgaaggttacaGCTGCCCGGTTCGTCTTAATCAAAAACGTCCTATACAAACGAgaattctcccgaccatatctaagatgcctcgACCGCAcagaagcagactacgtgatgaaAGAGATCCATGAAGGGGTTTGCGGAAACGattctggatcaag ataCGGAATTCCAAGggtgctcgtttcagacaacgggaagcaattcgatAACGACGCGTTCAgggacttttgttctcagctgggaatcaaaaatcactactcgtcgcctGCCCACCCatag